GCGTCTTGGAGCCCTCCGCGTAGTACGGCCGGACGTTGACGTTGACGAAGGCGGTGTCCTCGAACTCGTCGGTCTCCACCAGCTCGCCGCAGAGCCGGTTCACGTCGTCGTACGAACCGTCGATGGCGACCAGCTCGCCGCCGTAGACGGCGGTGGTCACGACCTTGCCCTGCTCCAGGTCGCTGGGGATGAACACCACCGACGGGGTGCCGGCGCGGGCCGCGTGGGCGGCGACGGAGTTGGCCAGGTTGCCGGTGGAGGCGCAGGCGAACCGGGCGAAGCCGAGCGCCCGGGCGGCGGTCAGCGCGACCGAGACGACCCGGTCCTTGAACGAGTGGGTGGGGTTGGCGCTGTCGTCCTTGATCCAGAGCGGGCCGGTGATGCCCAGCTCGGCGGCGAGCTGGTCGGCGGCGACCAGCGGCGTGAAACCGGGGTCCAGGGTGACCCGGGTGGCCGGGTCCTGGCCGGCGGGGAGCAGCGCCGCGTAGCGCCAGATGTTCTGCGGGCCCGCCTCGATCTGCTCACGGGTCACGGTGGCGAGGGCCGCCGGGTCGTAGTCGACCTCCAGCGGGCCGAAACACTCGTAACAGGCGTGCTGCGCGGCCAACGGGTAGCGGGCGGAACAGGCGCGGCAGACCAGGGCGCGGGCGGGGCTGGCGGTGGTGTCGATCCCGGTAGGGGCGAGCGTCGACGTCATGTCCGAGTCCTCTCATCTTCCCCCACATCGCACCCTGCGGCGGGGACGGAATTGGCACCTGCCCCACGGGACGCTCAGCGATGAGCGCGCGGGGTGGTTGCCGGGGCGTCTTCGGGCCGTATCCCTCAGCCCCTCTGGATGAGGTATTCAGTTGTGCCGCCGAGTCTAGGCAATCCCGCCGCGCTCGTCAGCGTTCGATCTCAGCCTGTGAGCGATTCCTCACCGCCGCCACCACCCGCGCAAGCGCGTCGACCCTGGATCGGGCAGCCCCGGCAGCGCCGGGGTGACCTGGTCCAGGGTCGCGCACGAGCGTCGGTCGGTCACCGCACCGGCCGGGTCAGGCCGGTACGGACCTGCGTTCGGCCGCCTTCAGGTCCAGTGCGGCACCGTTGCGCTGGCGCAGCAGGTTGTCCAGCGCCCAGCTACCCGGGCCGAGCACCGCGATCAGCAGGAACGACCAGCAGAACAGCACCGACAGCTCGCCGTGGTTGCGCAGCGGCAGCAGCGCCTCGGGCTGGTGGACGACGAAGTAGGCGTAGGCCATCGAGCCCGACGCCACCAGTGCCGCCGGTCGGGTGAAGAGACCGAGGAGCACGAGGGCACCGCAGACGGCCTGGATCAGCGCGGCCCACCAGCCCGGCCAGGTGCCGAGCGGGACGGGTTCACCGCTCCCCCGGGCACCGCCGAAGACGCCGAACAGAGACGACAACCCGTGGCAGAGAAACAGCAGGCCGATGACCATGCGGAACAGGGACAGGGCCGGCCCGCCGAACCGGTCAGTACGCATTCCGAAACCTCCATTGTGGATGGACGAGGGCAACCAGAATGCGGGACTGATAAATATTTGTCGATGCAATCTCTTCCTTTGGGAACGCTCCCACATCGATGGTAGCGACTGAAACTCCCGAGGGAACCCCCCTCGGCGAAGATCATTTCGATCACCCTCCGTAACGACTCCCTGTACACCCTGGACATCTGACGGCAACAAGTCGCGGTCATCCGATCCGGGGCCGCGCGCCCACCCGGGTCCGGAAGCGGCCACCGTCGTCCCACCAGCCGGTACGCGGGGCGGTCCCCGACCGACCGGGAGGCCGTCCCGAAGCGCCCACCTCGCCACCCCGACTGCCCGCCGAACGATCGAGGACCGTGATGCGACGATGGGCCGATGCGAGAAATCCACGGGGGATCGATGCCGGATACGACCACGAGACGCGGCGACGGAGGCCGGGCCTACCGGCGTCCTCGGCTCGTCGCGCTGCTGACCGCCTTCGCGCTGCTCGCCGGCTGCGCACCGACCGACGCGTCCGGCAACGTCCCGGGTGACGGACCGACGGAGCAGGCCGACCCGGCCACGAGCCCGACCACGGCCGGCCCGGACGCGCCGGAGGTCTGTCCCGAATCGGGGGTACGGATCCGCTACCTCGGCGTCAGCGCGGCCATGGGGCTCCGGGCGATGGGCGTGGAGCTGGTCAACTGCGGCGACCGCCCGTACAAGCTGCGCGGCTATCCGGCGCTGCGTCTGTTCGACGGCGAGGGGGCACCGATCACCGTCCGGGTGGTCGAGGGGGCGGCCGGAATCGCCTCGGGCTTCGACGACCCACCCCGGCCGCTGGTGCTGGCACCGGGCGCCACGGCCGGAGCGGCCGTGATCTGGCGCAACCTGGTCGACGATCCGACCGTGGTCGCCACCGACGCCGCGCGGGTGGAGATCGCGGCGGCCAAGGGGCAGCCGGGGCAGGAACTCGACATGGAGGGGCCGATCGACCTCGGCAACACCGACCGGATCGGAGTCAGCGCCTGGAAGAAGCGGACGGGCCCGACGCCGACGCCCACCGAGTCGGCGGACGACGGCGTCGACGCCGCACTCAGCTGGTGATGTCCTTGCGGGTGAAGCGCCAGAAGGCGAGCCCCCAGAAGAGGGTGGCGTAGCAGATCGCCGAGACGGCGCCCCGGACGATGTCGTCGGTCTGCACCGGCGTGGAGAGCAACCCCAGCCAGGCGGTGCTGTAGTGGGTCGGCAGGAACGACCGGATCGCGCCGAGCGCGGTGATCTGGTCCAGGATGCTGGAGAGGATCCACAGCAGCACCGCACCACCCACCGCGCCCAGCGCGGCATCGGTGACCACCGAGAGCAGGAACGCCAGACCGGCGACGACCAGCAGGACGACCGCCAGGTAGCCGAGCACCGCGAGCAGGCGGAGCAAACCCTCGCCGGGTTCGAGCTGTGCGGCGACCGTGCTGCGCAGCGGCGACCAGCCGTACCGCAGGGTGCCGATCAGCAGGGCCGTACCGGCGAGCAGCACCAGCGCGAACGCCGAGTAGGCGAGCGCCACCAGCAGCTTCACCGTCAACAGCCGGGCCCGGGGCACCGGCACCGCCAACAGGTAACGCAGGCTGCCCCAACTCGCCTCGCTGGCCACCGTGTCGCCGCAGAACAGCGCCACCACCACGACCAGCAGGAACGAGGCGGAGACGAAGATGGTGAACAGGGTGAAGTTCAGTCCGCCGGAGGTGGCGAACGAGACGAGGCTGCCGAACTCGCCCCGGCCGCTGTCGTCGTCACCCGAGTCGAACTGGAAGGCGATCAGGATGATCAACGGCAGCAGCACCATGAAACCGAGCGCCAACTGGGTACGCCGCCGCGCCGCCTGACGGCGGAACTCGGCGCCGAACGGCAACGTCCTCGACGGCCGGTAGCCGGCGGCGGCACCCGACGGA
Above is a window of Verrucosispora sp. NA02020 DNA encoding:
- the thrC gene encoding threonine synthase, with amino-acid sequence MTSTLAPTGIDTTASPARALVCRACSARYPLAAQHACYECFGPLEVDYDPAALATVTREQIEAGPQNIWRYAALLPAGQDPATRVTLDPGFTPLVAADQLAAELGITGPLWIKDDSANPTHSFKDRVVSVALTAARALGFARFACASTGNLANSVAAHAARAGTPSVVFIPSDLEQGKVVTTAVYGGELVAIDGSYDDVNRLCGELVETDEFEDTAFVNVNVRPYYAEGSKTLGYEVAEQLGWRIPAQVVIPMASGELLTKVDKAFSELVEIGLVEVPAGGWKVFGAQSAGCNPIATALHGGGDTITPVKPTGIAKSLNIGDPAAGLYALEAVRRTGGWMDYADDDEIRAAVRLLARTTGVFAETAGGVTVAVLRKLVESGKLDPTAETVVYNTGEGLKTLDAVAGEVGPTHRIKPSLRAARDAGLLG
- a CDS encoding DoxX family protein, whose amino-acid sequence is MRTDRFGGPALSLFRMVIGLLFLCHGLSSLFGVFGGARGSGEPVPLGTWPGWWAALIQAVCGALVLLGLFTRPAALVASGSMAYAYFVVHQPEALLPLRNHGELSVLFCWSFLLIAVLGPGSWALDNLLRQRNGAALDLKAAERRSVPA
- a CDS encoding DUF4232 domain-containing protein → MPDTTTRRGDGGRAYRRPRLVALLTAFALLAGCAPTDASGNVPGDGPTEQADPATSPTTAGPDAPEVCPESGVRIRYLGVSAAMGLRAMGVELVNCGDRPYKLRGYPALRLFDGEGAPITVRVVEGAAGIASGFDDPPRPLVLAPGATAGAAVIWRNLVDDPTVVATDAARVEIAAAKGQPGQELDMEGPIDLGNTDRIGVSAWKKRTGPTPTPTESADDGVDAALSW
- a CDS encoding ABC transporter permease; its protein translation is MAGSTVQPTREESGVAPSGAAAGYRPSRTLPFGAEFRRQAARRRTQLALGFMVLLPLIILIAFQFDSGDDDSGRGEFGSLVSFATSGGLNFTLFTIFVSASFLLVVVVALFCGDTVASEASWGSLRYLLAVPVPRARLLTVKLLVALAYSAFALVLLAGTALLIGTLRYGWSPLRSTVAAQLEPGEGLLRLLAVLGYLAVVLLVVAGLAFLLSVVTDAALGAVGGAVLLWILSSILDQITALGAIRSFLPTHYSTAWLGLLSTPVQTDDIVRGAVSAICYATLFWGLAFWRFTRKDITS